In a genomic window of Neoarius graeffei isolate fNeoGra1 chromosome 13, fNeoGra1.pri, whole genome shotgun sequence:
- the csrnp2 gene encoding cysteine/serine-rich nuclear protein 2 isoform X1, producing the protein MYVMSSERQVSMETVSALGLKRRFEEVDSGSPCSTLKESDDDVSSSDSVDSCDSLNAPCSSLTPTSILRRQKTSLGHKRVRFDAVTVYYFSRRQGFTSVPSQGGSSLGMARHHCAIRQYTLGEFAREQESSHRHILRQHLRQEKLNARKMKLTRNGTVDCAQADLLTLDDVSDEDLDVESVEVDDCFFLQPLPTKRRRALLRASGIARIDAREKMELRAIRLSREECGCDCRFYCDPHQCGCSRAGIKCQVDRMSFPCGCSRDGCHNAAGRIEFNPVRVRTHFLHTIMKLDREKRHVLGSKPGEDCGKETELNPGPSCAHSSLDSGVEMKTESSSEQELLEEHCHSLEHENETAVLHLQSAEEQARRREQEEEAHREEVQSPSPKLCLLHEELSSQEEVESMVEVDQMFFQDTFPGGATLLCIKENQEDAHSLNESASVLYYQIDHVETATFKTHDKQEEEPRKGQEPQGGQVEGEARSKCHKYQTCRQDQIESSASDQPSCPESIKEADEGHSSSEHGPSGIDFQETCSLVEEKAIKLPPEV; encoded by the exons ATGTACGTCATGTCCTCAGAACGTCAAGTTTCCATGGAGACGGTATCGGCTCTTGGCCTAAAGCGCAGATTTGAGGAGGTGGACAGTGGCTCACCATGCTCAACGCTTAAAGAATCAGACGACGACGTGTCGAGCAGCGACAGCGTGGATAGCTGTGACAGCCTCAATGCCCCCTGCAGCTCTCTCACAC CCACCTCCATTCTTAGGAGGCAAAAAACCTCTCTTGGCCATAAGCGGGTGCGGTTTGACGCAGTGACGGTTTACTATTTCTCCAGAAGGCAAGGCTTCACCAGTGTCCCTAGCCAAGGTGGCAGCTCACTGGGCATGGCACGGCATCACTGTGCTATACGTCAGTATACACTGGGGGAATTTGCCCGTGAGCAGGAAAGTAGCCACCGCCACATTCTACGCCAGCACCTGCGTCAAGAGAAGCTGAATGCTCGCAAGATGAAG TTGACACGGAACGGCACAGTGGATTGTGCCCAGGCTGACCTGCTGACACTGGATGATGTTTCTGATGAGGATCTGGATGTGGAGAGTGTCGAGGTGGACGATTGCTTCTTCCTACAGCCACTGCCTACCAAGCGGCGACGGGCGCTGTTGCGTGCCTCGGGTATCGCCCGCATTGATGCCCGAGAGAAGATGGAGCTGCGTGCCATCCGGCTGTCACGTGAGGAATGTGGCTGTGACTGCCGTTTCTACTGTGACCCACACCAATGTGGATGCAGCAGAGCAGGCATCAAGTGCCAG GTGGACCGCATGTCCTTCCCATGTGGCTGTTCTCGTGATGGCTGCCATAATGCAGCAGGACGGATTGAATTCAACCCTGTCCGTGTTCGCACTCACTTCTTACACACAATTATGAAACTAGACCGGGAGAAGAGACATGTGCTAGGCTCAAAACCTGGAGAAGACTGTGGGAAGGAAACCGAGCTGAATCCTGGTCCTTCATGTGCCCATTCTTCACTAGATTCTGGAGTAGAGATGAAGACGGAGTCCTCGAGTGAGCAGGAGCTATTAGAGGAGCACTGCCATAGCCTGGAGCATGAGAATGAGACGGCAGTGCTCCACCTGCAGAGTGCTGAGGAGCAGGCAAGGAGAcgggagcaggaggaggaggcccaCAGAGAGGAGGTGCAGAGTCCCAGTCCAAAATTGTGTCTCTTGCACGAGGAGCTGAGCAGCCAGGAGGAGGTTGAGAGTATGGTTGAGGTAGACCAAATGTTCTTTCAGGACACTTTTCCAGGAggagcaaccctgctatgcattaAGGAGAACCAGGAAGATGCTCACAGTCTGAATGAGTCAGCTTCTGTTCTCTATTATCAGATAGACCATGTAGAGACAGCCACATTTAAGACTCATGACAAGCAAGAAGAGGAGCCCAGAAAAGGTCAAGAACCACAAGGTGGACAAgtagaaggagaggccaggagcaaATGTCACAAATATCAAACCTGCAGGCAGGATCAGATTGAGAGCTCTGCTTCTGACCAACCTTCATGTCCAGAGAGCATTAAAGAGGCTGATGAGGGCCACTCCAGCTCTGAACATGGCCCAAGTGGCATAGATTTTCAAGAGACTTGCTCACTGGTGGAAGAAAAGGCAATAAAACTTCCTCCGGAGGTTTAG
- the csrnp2 gene encoding cysteine/serine-rich nuclear protein 2 isoform X2 gives METVSALGLKRRFEEVDSGSPCSTLKESDDDVSSSDSVDSCDSLNAPCSSLTPTSILRRQKTSLGHKRVRFDAVTVYYFSRRQGFTSVPSQGGSSLGMARHHCAIRQYTLGEFAREQESSHRHILRQHLRQEKLNARKMKLTRNGTVDCAQADLLTLDDVSDEDLDVESVEVDDCFFLQPLPTKRRRALLRASGIARIDAREKMELRAIRLSREECGCDCRFYCDPHQCGCSRAGIKCQVDRMSFPCGCSRDGCHNAAGRIEFNPVRVRTHFLHTIMKLDREKRHVLGSKPGEDCGKETELNPGPSCAHSSLDSGVEMKTESSSEQELLEEHCHSLEHENETAVLHLQSAEEQARRREQEEEAHREEVQSPSPKLCLLHEELSSQEEVESMVEVDQMFFQDTFPGGATLLCIKENQEDAHSLNESASVLYYQIDHVETATFKTHDKQEEEPRKGQEPQGGQVEGEARSKCHKYQTCRQDQIESSASDQPSCPESIKEADEGHSSSEHGPSGIDFQETCSLVEEKAIKLPPEV, from the exons ATGGAGACGGTATCGGCTCTTGGCCTAAAGCGCAGATTTGAGGAGGTGGACAGTGGCTCACCATGCTCAACGCTTAAAGAATCAGACGACGACGTGTCGAGCAGCGACAGCGTGGATAGCTGTGACAGCCTCAATGCCCCCTGCAGCTCTCTCACAC CCACCTCCATTCTTAGGAGGCAAAAAACCTCTCTTGGCCATAAGCGGGTGCGGTTTGACGCAGTGACGGTTTACTATTTCTCCAGAAGGCAAGGCTTCACCAGTGTCCCTAGCCAAGGTGGCAGCTCACTGGGCATGGCACGGCATCACTGTGCTATACGTCAGTATACACTGGGGGAATTTGCCCGTGAGCAGGAAAGTAGCCACCGCCACATTCTACGCCAGCACCTGCGTCAAGAGAAGCTGAATGCTCGCAAGATGAAG TTGACACGGAACGGCACAGTGGATTGTGCCCAGGCTGACCTGCTGACACTGGATGATGTTTCTGATGAGGATCTGGATGTGGAGAGTGTCGAGGTGGACGATTGCTTCTTCCTACAGCCACTGCCTACCAAGCGGCGACGGGCGCTGTTGCGTGCCTCGGGTATCGCCCGCATTGATGCCCGAGAGAAGATGGAGCTGCGTGCCATCCGGCTGTCACGTGAGGAATGTGGCTGTGACTGCCGTTTCTACTGTGACCCACACCAATGTGGATGCAGCAGAGCAGGCATCAAGTGCCAG GTGGACCGCATGTCCTTCCCATGTGGCTGTTCTCGTGATGGCTGCCATAATGCAGCAGGACGGATTGAATTCAACCCTGTCCGTGTTCGCACTCACTTCTTACACACAATTATGAAACTAGACCGGGAGAAGAGACATGTGCTAGGCTCAAAACCTGGAGAAGACTGTGGGAAGGAAACCGAGCTGAATCCTGGTCCTTCATGTGCCCATTCTTCACTAGATTCTGGAGTAGAGATGAAGACGGAGTCCTCGAGTGAGCAGGAGCTATTAGAGGAGCACTGCCATAGCCTGGAGCATGAGAATGAGACGGCAGTGCTCCACCTGCAGAGTGCTGAGGAGCAGGCAAGGAGAcgggagcaggaggaggaggcccaCAGAGAGGAGGTGCAGAGTCCCAGTCCAAAATTGTGTCTCTTGCACGAGGAGCTGAGCAGCCAGGAGGAGGTTGAGAGTATGGTTGAGGTAGACCAAATGTTCTTTCAGGACACTTTTCCAGGAggagcaaccctgctatgcattaAGGAGAACCAGGAAGATGCTCACAGTCTGAATGAGTCAGCTTCTGTTCTCTATTATCAGATAGACCATGTAGAGACAGCCACATTTAAGACTCATGACAAGCAAGAAGAGGAGCCCAGAAAAGGTCAAGAACCACAAGGTGGACAAgtagaaggagaggccaggagcaaATGTCACAAATATCAAACCTGCAGGCAGGATCAGATTGAGAGCTCTGCTTCTGACCAACCTTCATGTCCAGAGAGCATTAAAGAGGCTGATGAGGGCCACTCCAGCTCTGAACATGGCCCAAGTGGCATAGATTTTCAAGAGACTTGCTCACTGGTGGAAGAAAAGGCAATAAAACTTCCTCCGGAGGTTTAG